The genomic region gcagatgcgtcggagacggagaaactcatgatgttttccattccctcttatccattatccttggttctcatgtacgcataccatcttatcttgacttcgttacaggctggtacctttatcagcattccacaaggacatctgctttccatttaatgagtctttgtttgaatttatgttactcagctcctgtgtggaatgtggtcaagttggctaagccccatgatgccttgcaacctcttcattgttcactaagattatacgttactggttactcaaataacatttaaatagtatgatatttactgcgggtgcctctgcacttgggaataccctacaacatcctGAAAAGGTTTCAACTATAGATTTGCAATGAAAATGCGATGAGTACAAAACACCTCCCAAGCATACTAGGATTATTCTCCTATTCCTAAACAACCAACTGAAATTATATTGTGAACTTTTTAAAATCACTTCAGCATTAATTTTTAATAAATGAAATTGCTTGAGCCACACTTGTTCCTATTTATGATAGTATTTCCATATGCACGTAGCAACAACTGATAATACCAGAACTGTCATTGAAACAAATAGATAATTAGACTGGGGTAAATCCTCATTTGGATTTACTGGCTGTCTGGCTTGTGACCTTTCCTTTGAGGCCAAAGAAACATGCTCAGTGGACAAAGCATTGTTAGAGCCTTTCCTGAAATCGCACCCACTAACATCTCCCAAGTTTGCAGCTTCAAATTTGCGAGCATTGCACGCTTCATTTTTATAATCAGGTTCCTGATAAATGTGTCCAACATGTACCTTAATGTCATCATAGCTAAGATCTGTGTTTTCTACTTCAGGGTAAGCGTTGCATTTACCGTGGCTCATTTCACTGTCATGAGAGTGTAATGAATCTCCCCTCTTTGATACATTTACTTCTATGCTTGATTTTTTATTCAATTCTGTCTCTGTAAACTTGCCTTCATGGTTACAATCAAAATGAATTCTCTGGTCTCCAATAAGATCTGGTCCACATCCATGCTCAATAGTTTGGTTTTGCTGTAATGCATTTTCTTGAAAAGCATCCGTGCCATCAAGCTGAGCTGGTACTTGCACACCAAGTAACTGACATGGCTGAAACTGTGGGTTATTGTTCAGCAGGTTTGAATTTTGGGAGTCTTGTTCCGCATGAACACTTGGCTCATTAACAGAATCAGCATTAATTGAACCGTCTCCAAAAGAGCAACCACTATCAGAAGAACTTAGCATTAGGTCACTGCTGGAAATTGAATCTGTACTGTTATTGGCCTGCACATTTCTCATGAATTCAACTTCAGAGTCAGCCCTATCATGAACAGAAAGTGTGCTTGCAAATGCAGGGACACTTTGTGCAATTTCAATGTGATGCACCTGTGAAGGCATTGTCTTAGGCTCGTACTCAATATTTACGTTTTGATTTAAAATGTCTTCTCGATCAGGGCGAACACCTTCACTTATTTCGATTATTTTCTTCTGAGCATCAAAATTCAACTGTATATTCAATGGATTGTGAACATCATAGAAGCTCCTTTGCACTTGATCATTTTGGTAACCTTGTAGTGCCTGAATCTTTTGTTCTTTGATTGAGTTTTTGTCACTGAAATCACAAGAAACATTAGCTCCGCTATTATTGCTGTCACCCAAACTCAAAGGGCTGGCCTGTTTGGACATATCCGTTGGATTAAGGCTGGTGAATGGGGGGGAGCTGTCCGAACCATTGCTTCTTGAATTGTCCACTTTGCATTCACTAAGCTGTAAATCGCCACTTGTTATTGAACAGCCACCTTCAGGCGAATTAAAGGCAACTACAGTTTCTGATTGCGTATTCGGAACAACACTCatcaatatctctggtttatcgaCATCCCGATAATCATCATCATTATTTGACTGATACGCTGGTCTTTGTGGTTGTACTTGTCTGCATGTTAAAGGGCCACCTGCTGTAGCTTGATCGGTTTTTGTTTCTCTCTTAGCTTGACCAGTGCTGAGTGCGAATATTTCATTTACTTTGTTTTTATCACCAAAGTTATTCTGATCCGAATTTATAATCCGATTCTTTGGACCTCGGGAAGAATCAGTGGGCTTTGAATCATCAAAAGTAACCATTTTCTCCTTTAAAAGTAAAAAAAGAAAAGTCAACTTAGAGCTGAGTGAATTATGAAGAACATAAATTTCATTTCTAAAATGCAATAAAACACAAGTTGTGTTAAATAACCTATATGTAAAATGTCAAAATACATAGGCCCAAAAAACATACAGCAATGAACTCCAATCCATTATTGTAAACTTTTTAGACTAAATTCTATCTACTTACAAATTGTTGGGCATTTTCAAATTATTTTACATAAGTTTTTAACCATAGCATCTCCCCACATTAAAAGCGAGCATCGTTTGACACAATGTAGGATTCTCCGACAGGAGTCAGTCATTTGTTAAAGATAATGAGCTAAATTTATAGCGCTCACCCTTACATGCAAATCGAACAGCAATTTCCATCGattgcacatgcgcagttaaaagCAAAAATCTGGAAGTCGCCATATGGGATGCGATGTTCCTCTGTAAGCTTTCTGAAAATGGCATCCCATTGTC from Heterodontus francisci isolate sHetFra1 chromosome 1, sHetFra1.hap1, whole genome shotgun sequence harbors:
- the LOC137368701 gene encoding uncharacterized protein isoform X1, with protein sequence MSYVSEELHKYIRRRMTDFLIINTVELLPYLPCLTQMDREKIKAETKHEGNEAAVPTLLDLVRRRQNWERQLINALREKEYIDLADDLEQRLESLAPRRPIANASALSHPNSAAVDLSMVHDAHPPRDPFVVSHPTKTAADFSMVPAVPPPRVPFDVSLTHNPSSSATVADNSESFPKVFPPAGYLPTQPTVGSSVVQSLANTPVNQPSAGTPVVQSSANVPVVQSLAGTPVVQSSANIPMVQSSAGTPVVSSSAPTANQQPSALLVAISNTSTASSSVSSIASDSTPQCHSAEFKVPIQEMGNLVDTERNNDCKVPMQEKMVTFDDSKPTDSSRGPKNRIINSDQNNFGDKNKVNEIFALSTGQAKRETKTDQATAGGPLTCRQVQPQRPAYQSNNDDDYRDVDKPEILMSVVPNTQSETVVAFNSPEGGCSITSGDLQLSECKVDNSRSNGSDSSPPFTSLNPTDMSKQASPLSLGDSNNSGANVSCDFSDKNSIKEQKIQALQGYQNDQVQRSFYDVHNPLNIQLNFDAQKKIIEISEGVRPDREDILNQNVNIEYEPKTMPSQVHHIEIAQSVPAFASTLSVHDRADSEVEFMRNVQANNSTDSISSSDLMLSSSDSGCSFGDGSINADSVNEPSVHAEQDSQNSNLLNNNPQFQPCQLLGVQVPAQLDGTDAFQENALQQNQTIEHGCGPDLIGDQRIHFDCNHEGKFTETELNKKSSIEVNVSKRGDSLHSHDSEMSHGKCNAYPEVENTDLSYDDIKVHVGHIYQEPDYKNEACNARKFEAANLGDVSGCDFRKGSNNALSTEHVSLASKERSQARQPVNPNEDLPQSNYLFVSMTVLVLSVVATCIWKYYHK
- the LOC137368701 gene encoding uncharacterized protein isoform X2, translated to MVHDAHPPRDPFVVSHPTKTAADFSMVPAVPPPRVPFDVSLTHNPSSSATVADNSESFPKVFPPAGYLPTQPTVGSSVVQSLANTPVNQPSAGTPVVQSSANVPVVQSLAGTPVVQSSANIPMVQSSAGTPVVSSSAPTANQQPSALLVAISNTSTASSSVSSIASDSTPQCHSAEFKVPIQEMGNLVDTERNNDCKVPMQEKMVTFDDSKPTDSSRGPKNRIINSDQNNFGDKNKVNEIFALSTGQAKRETKTDQATAGGPLTCRQVQPQRPAYQSNNDDDYRDVDKPEILMSVVPNTQSETVVAFNSPEGGCSITSGDLQLSECKVDNSRSNGSDSSPPFTSLNPTDMSKQASPLSLGDSNNSGANVSCDFSDKNSIKEQKIQALQGYQNDQVQRSFYDVHNPLNIQLNFDAQKKIIEISEGVRPDREDILNQNVNIEYEPKTMPSQVHHIEIAQSVPAFASTLSVHDRADSEVEFMRNVQANNSTDSISSSDLMLSSSDSGCSFGDGSINADSVNEPSVHAEQDSQNSNLLNNNPQFQPCQLLGVQVPAQLDGTDAFQENALQQNQTIEHGCGPDLIGDQRIHFDCNHEGKFTETELNKKSSIEVNVSKRGDSLHSHDSEMSHGKCNAYPEVENTDLSYDDIKVHVGHIYQEPDYKNEACNARKFEAANLGDVSGCDFRKGSNNALSTEHVSLASKERSQARQPVNPNEDLPQSNYLFVSMTVLVLSVVATCIWKYYHK